CCCAGCACCAACGGCGCCCCCCCAACGTGTGGTGTCCGCGCTGCCAAGCTGCGTGCCTGGAGGAACGGAGTTGATCTGATAGTTGCTGCTCACTACGGCGGCGCCCCCTTTGGCATAGAGCAGCACGTTGCTGATGGCATAACCGATCTGGCCAGTCATCAAGCCAAACGCGTCTACCCTCGTGTGATTGCTATTAGCCGGAAAGGCCGTGCTGACATTGGAGCCGTTGAAATCGGCCCAGTTGCCCTGGCCTTCGACGCCAAGCACTGTCTGGCCGATCTGCCAGCGATAACCGATCTGCCCGCCGACCGTACCGCCGCTTGCGTCGTGGGAGCCCTCAGGGGTCGTGCCTGCGAAATCCCAGGAGCTATGGCTCGAACCCCAGCCGCCGTTGATACCAGCATAGAAACCACTCCAGTCGTAGAGCGCGACCGCGACCGGTGCCGGCGTCGGTGGCGCCTTGGTGTAGACGGGCTGTGCAGCGAGATCCGCAGCGAATGCAGGCGCCGCAGCGCTGAGTGCGACGATGCTCGCAGTCATAAGCAACAAGTTCTTCATTTCGAGCTTCTTCCATTAGAGGGCCCCCGGCCGCGCGCGTCATAACAGCGCCACCGCGAATTGCTGTAACTGCGGCGCAACATTCACTCTCAAAGAATCGGCTTGATTCTGACGCTGCGTGAGGTTGTACGCTTGAATATCACTAACAATGAACGCAGCGATCTGTATCAGATGCGTACAGGAGTTTCGACAATGTAATTGGTGGCGGTGTGTCGAAGCTCGTTGACGAAGGACGGCCACCGTATGCGTTCGGTGATGGACAACAATAGGAGTGCGCCACGAGTGAATTTAGATGTCAATGACAACTCGTGTGCTTTCCTCGAAGCTGTCGTGTCCATCTGTGAGGATAAGCGCGGCGTGGATGCCATGCTGTATCGGCAATTGGTTCATGGAGAGCTGCGTGGTGGGTCATCACCGCCTCCATCGCACCGACAGGCCGCGCGCGAAATGATTCCCTATACTGAACCGGACTAGCAGCTCGATAATGCTTTGCTGCATGCGTAGCAGCGAACGTCAGAGTGCCGATGAACTGTGCGTCTTCGGCCCTTCAGACACAGCGATATCTGAGATGGATGGAGCGCAGGTCTCCGATGGGGTCGTGAACCTGGCAATGCACATTTTGGGAGCAACTTCCTTTTTCGATCTGATCCCTACGAGTCCAATTTGCGCCACGGGATGAGCATGCTGACTTGTTTTTTGTATTGGCCGTACTGCTCCCCAAACAGCTGGAGAAGATCCTGCTCTTCGAAGAAAATCCCGACAAAGATGTAGGTGGTGGTCACGGCTGCAAACATTAAATGCCCGATTGTCATCACTGGCGCAGCCCAGAGCGCGATGATGAAGCCGAGATAGATGGGATGTCGCACGAATTGGTAGTACAGCGGCGTCCGGAACTGCTGCGCGACTATGCCGCGCCCCCTGAGATTGGCGATAACGTGACGCAGTCCGAACAATTCGAAATGATCGATCAGGAAGGTGCTGGCGAACACCAGCGTCCAGCCGATGAATGATAGGGTCCCAATCATTACGGATACGTCGGGGTCCTCGACGTGCCAAATAACCGCTGGAAGCGGCCGCCACTGCCAGAATAGCAACATGAGGCAAAGGCTCGCGATTAGCACGTAAGTACTTCGTTCGATGTAGTTCGGGACATATCGTGTCCACCAGTTCTTGAACCACTTGCGCGCCATGCCGGTGTGCTGGATGGCAAACAGAGCCATCAACAACGTGTTTATGGAAAGCGCGTCGACGACGGACGTGTAAGGCCCCGTGTCAATCGTCTTTGGCACGCCTATGCCGCTTACGAAGCCGACAGTGTAGACAATGGTGACAAGAAAAGCCGCGTAAGCGAGCAAGCCGTATAGAACAGCGATCAATCGTAATGATCGATTCTGGGAAGCTGCGTGGCCGATGGACTTCACCTTAAGCATGGATTGACTCCGCTTTCAGGAAATGGCTTGCCTAATGCGTCCGTGATGCAGCTTATGCGGCCAAATGATTATCAACAAAGAGCCGCCGACCGTATGCAGAGAGCGCAGATTCAACTAAGGAAAGCGCGGTCTGATTATCCTCAGAACGACACGAGAATGAGCAGATCTCATCAAGAACTCCTGGCGCAGTGCGGTGCGAGCAACATTGGCTGCGGGGCCTTCGTCTTCGTCCCAGCAAGGGGCGTGCCGATCGCGGAAGAGCGGCGCATCTTGCCCCGACGCGAGAACGCGCGTGCCAGCGGCGGCCCCAAACGAAGAATGCTGAGGCTTGTTGGATTTCTGACACCGCCGTAGTCATCGATTACGGCTTGGCAAGATGGACACCTAGTTGGCGCCAGTCGCCCCTCGAACCGCGCCCGCGCGAGTTCTGACGATGATGCGCCCTATGGCGACTCGGTTTCGTAGTGCTCTAATGAGCTTCATCGATCGATGCGCCGGTGGCGCTCGAGTTGGCATGTCCGGAGTTCCAACGCCTTGCTCTCGTCATTGGGATTGACTCCGTCAGCGGGCGAAGCAGGCCGCAGATTGTTTCGAATCGCTCATCGCACTGGATGACGACCGCGGCATGGCGGTGCGGCCCGGCTTTGTTGCGCATTGGGAGCGGATCGATGGTCAGTCGCCGCGGCTTTCCGTTTTCACGATACCAAGTCGGCTGACATGCTTTCAGCTTTTCGGTCCCGACCATTTGGCGAGGTCTCGATGTAACAGAATGACTGAGGCGCGGCAGTCGCTCGATCAACTCGAGTAGAGGACCGCTAACCCGTCACCTGATCGCAGACGCTAAGAGCTGTGAAACACTCCTCGATCAGCATCGTCGGCGCTCCGGCTACGGCTATTTCGTGTTTCTTGGCCACTTTCGAAAAGCGGCTGTTTCGCCGCGTTCGAGCAAGGGATGCAAAGCACGCCCCGCATCCCCTAAGGCTCCCGCCCGTGGCCCATTCACATAAGGCGGCGATCTGAACAGCTATCATAGGCCTGCTATTCAAATGCGCAGAAGCGCGCCTCAGGCCGTGCAAGGCCCTGAGCCGCCGACAATCGCAGTGCTGTTGTGGGAAAGAAGAGCTTGAAGTGACTGGCGCGTCAGGTTGTAGGCTGGAGTCAAAATAATGTGGGCGTTGGCAGCGTTAAAAGCTCAGTTGATGCTAACATTGGAGTGATTTGTGGTTGAAGGAACTTCGCCGACAGAGCCGCCAGGGCTCGGAAAGCCATCGCTCTCCGCTCCAGATGATGATCCCTATCTCCGGCTGGAAGAGATAGAGGGCTCGCGGGCACTTGACTTTGTCGAGCAGCAGAATGGCAAAACTTTGCAGGTGTTCGGCGGAGCGACATTCACGCAGGATCGCGACGAGTTGGCTTCGATCTACGACCGGGCGGACAATATACCGTATGTCAGCCGGCACGGCGACCATCTCTACAACCTTTGGAAAGATGCCGATAGTCCGCGGGGCCTCTGGCGTCGGACGACTTTAGAAGAATTTCGAAAGTCCAAGCCCTCATGGGACGTTCTACTCGATATGGATCGGCTCGCGGCCATTGAAGGCGAGGACTGGCTTGTAAGCTGGACTGCCATGCTGCCTGGTAGCTCGCAAGTCATGCTCGCTCTGTCACGGGGCGGCAGCGATACCGTGACGCTGCGCGAGTTCGACATGGCCACGAAGAGTTTTGTGCCCGATGGTTTTGTGCTTGAGGAAGCGAAGAGCAGTGCCACTTGGGTCGATCAGGACAAGCTGCTGGTGTCCAGCGCCTATGGCAAGGGCATGGCGACAGTTTCGGGCTATGCCCGGACCGTCCGATTGTGGCACCGCGCTGACCCCATCGAACGAGCGGCCGTGGTGTTTGAGACGACCGCCGATCGCATCGGCGTCAGCTGCACGATCGATCGAACCGGCCAAGAAAAACGCGTCTGGTTCACCGAACAGCTGAATTTCTTCAATTCCCACACATGGCTAGGAACCGAGTCGGGGGCGAAGATCAAGCTCGACCTTCCTACCGATATCTGGCTCCAGGCGCATCAGGATTGGCTCGCGGTCAAGCTCCGCTCGGCTGCGACAATCGCCGGAGTGATCTACCCGGCCGATACCCTGATCGGCATATCGTTGAGCTCCTTTCTTGCCGGGAAGCGCAATTTCGCGGTCCTTTTTGTGGCAAGCCCGCGGCGAGCACTGCAGAGAGTTTTTTGGTCCGCCGGCAAGCTTATACTCTCCGTCCTCGACGAGCTAAGGCCGGTGTTCGGGATCTGCACGCCATCCGCCTCCACCTGGAGCCGCGAGCGGCTGAGTGCGCTTCCCGATATCGGCGTCGTTGATGTCTGGCCACTTGATCGCGATCCATCCGAGAGCAATGGTGACCTGCTTGCGAGGATCCAGGATCCGCTCACGCCTCCGTTACTGATGCTTTTGGAGCAGGGTGTCGCCAGTCCAGCCGTGCTGAAGGAGGCGCCGAAGACCTTTGTTGCTGATGGTCTGGTGGTCACTCAGCATGAGGCGATCTCGGTCGACGGCGAGCGCATTCCGTATGTGCAGACCGGCCCGAAACAGGAGACGGGCGAAGCGCCCGTCCATATGAGCGGTTACGGCGGGTTCGGCATCTCAGTGAAGCCGTACTACAATTCCGCGCTCGGCAAGCTGTGGCTCGAGCGTGGGGGCACCACGGTGCAGGCACATTTGCGCGGCGGCGGCGAGTTCGGCACGCGATGGCACGATGCTGGACGCCTCGCCGGCAAGCCGCTCTCCCACGATGATTTCGCGAGCGTTGCGGCCGACCTTGTCCGCCGCGGCGTCACACAGGCAAAACGGATCGCGGCCGAGGGCGGATCGAACGGCGGCATTCTCATCAGCAATATGCTGACGCGGTACCCTGAGCGTTTCGGCGCGCTGTTCTGCACCATCCCACTGATCGACATGCGCCGGTACACCAAGCTGCTCGCGGGCGCGAGTTGGATCGCGGAATTTGGCGATCCTGACAAGCCCGAGGAATGGGAATGGCTCAAGACCTATTCCGCCTACCATATCGCCAAGCCCGGGCAAGACTACCCGCCGATCCTGATCGCCACGACGCGGCGGGACGATCGCGTTCATCCCGGGCACGCTCGCAAGATGGTCGCCAAGCTTCAGGCGATGGGCTATGAGGCTTATCTCTACGAGCCGGATGCTGGCGGTCATGGCTATGGCCGGGACAACAAGGAGTATGCCAGCTTTCAGGTGCTGGGCTCCAATTCCTAAAAAGCAAGATCGGCTGGCTGGACGCGTAGGCTTAAGCGAGCTTCGTCCCTGCGATCCCTCAAACCAGCCTGAAATTGCTGGCCGGAGTTTTTGGCGACCCGGACAGCGCGAGGCGCCGAATCGAGCGCGGGCTTCTCGAGTACTCTTCGCAACGCTCGTTCAGCATTGCGTCCGTGCAAATCAATGTGTAAGGCCCAGATTTATACTTACCAGTGACATATTCGCGTGGCCAGCAGCTAGATTAGCTTCGATCTAGATGGGCCGCTCCTGAGCTTGGAAAAAGTGACGGATATCCGATGGGTTCAGGAGGCCTTGCGCATGCAACCCACGCATGCTTGGCAGTTCCACTTTATCCCTGCTAGATGCGTGCTCAGAAAATGCCAAGGGAGTTATTATGGCCAAGACGCTGAACAGGAAGATTGTACGTCGTGAGTACACGAAGACTGACGTGAAGGAACTGCGTGCACATTCGAAGGCGAAAACACCCGTTACAAAAATCGCGAGGCTTACAAAGCGAACCACCGGATCGCTGCGTCAGAAGGCGCGAAAGTTGGGGATCCCGCTCGGACACCGACGGTAGTCAGCGCGCAGCGAGGGTAGAAGCACCGCGCGGAAGCACCTGAAGTCGAAGTACATCGGCCGGAAGAAGCTCAGCATCATCCGAGTTCGGCGTCATGCACTCACCGCCATTTTCCACCGGCCGTGCCCGTGAGGCCAGCTCGTGCGGAACGCAAGGCGCTGCCGACCAACCGTATGACGGCAACAGCTCGGCGGCATTATCGAATGCCGCCGAGATATCACCGGCCACTCCATCGAACGCGCCTGTGTCGACCGGGAGCTATTTGTCGAACCTTTGCCGTGTCTTGATTTTCGGCCAGAAGCGCTGCGTCTTTGGCGCAATCAAACGCGAGCTCAGGCGTCACTCCTCCATGGACCCCGTAGACTGGTCGCATGAAGGGTGACGGCCATCTCGGCCGCCGATATCTTATCTAATCTATCGCTACGAGACTGGCACGGCCAACGTGATTGGCGCTGCGGCGGACCAATAAATAGGCCCGGTCTAATCTTCGCCGAGCTGGCGCTGCTGTTGTAGCTTAGTCCTGAACGCTTTGCTCGGCTAGTCGTCACCCCAACCCGCGCTTATAGCCGAAGACCGTCGTTGCCGGACGTTGGAAGTCATCCCTCCCGTTCGGGAGGCAATTAGTCCTGAAAACGAATGTTGATGGAGCCACCCCTCGAGCTCGCAGACGTATTGGACCGGCGCGTCATTACTGGGTAAAACTCGGGGTATATCACAGTTCGCATCGGCCATTTTCCGCGAGCGCCCGTAGCGATCTCGTGCACAGCTTTGCATGCAGCTTATCCAATCTCGCTAATCCCTCCTCAATCAAATTCGTGGGAAGGTAGCTAAAGCACAGGCGTACATGCTGCCCACCTCGTGGGCCATAATGACGGCCATGCACAAGGTGCACGTCGTGCTCGCAGCGCGCAGCCTCAATGAAAGCTTCAGCCTCAAGTCCAGGGGCGAGCCGTACCCAAAACGAGAAACCGCCGCTTGGAAGGAGATAGTCTGGCTCGCAAAACCGGCTATCCTGCAGCAACGTGTTCAAGCTGTCGCGCTTGGCACGATAATGCTGGCGTAGTCGCACAATGTGCGTATCAAGTGCGTCCGACTGCAGCAACGATAAAACAATATTGCTGACAATAGGGCTGACGCCGCCGTCGCATTTGAGGCGTGCCAACCTGGTGATGACATCCGAATCTGCAAGGACCCAACCCACTCGCAATCCCGGTCCAGCCAGCTTGGAGATGCTGTGGATATTTATGACGTTGCCGCCTGGCGGCAGCCAATCAGCTGCACCATTGTACGGCAACTCCGAATAGACGAGATCCTGTACCAACGCCACCCCATGCTGGGCTAGCATCGCTGCAAGGCGGGCCATATGGTCGCGCGATATCTGGCGCCCGGTCGGATTATGAAATGCTGGCGACGTGTAGAAAAGTTTCACGCGGGCATTGCGGCGCAAGGTCGATTCAAGCTCGTTCAGATCGACGCCATCGGCGCTCATCCCAAGCTGGAGGATGGTGGCCCCCGCGATCGAAAAGATGCGCAGTGCACCCAGGTAAGACGGGTCCTCGGTCAGGACCACATCGCCCGGGTCGAGCCAGGTATCGCAGATCAGTTGCAGAGCCTGTGAAGCACCAGCGGTAAGGATAACCTCCTGATGCTGCACATTATAACGCTGTGCGAGCCTTGTTCGGAGCTTGGGCAAACCGACCGCATCCGTATATTGAAGCAGATCAGCGGTGGCGACGCCGGTATTTTGGCTTAATGCGTCCGGCCAGGCCAACTCTGAGAACATCGCCGGATCGGGAAGCCCATACCCGAAATTGATGGCGTGCTTCGTAGCTGAGTAGTTGAACGGCGCAAAGCCCTGAGCGAGGGAGCTGCGCGTCGAGACAGGCGAGTTCATGGCTTGCTCATTCATATCCTGCAATCTCACTTAGCTGGCGCCGGCGAAAACGCTCATTGTACGCTGCGATGAAATGCGTGGGTACCGCGGCGCTGAGGCGTGGGAAGTCTATCTTTGGTGGCAGGCCAGCTTTCGCCGCCAGCTTCCCGAAGGACGGCTGCCATGCTGCACCGAAGAAATGCCGGCCATATCGGATCGAAAGTTCAGGTACCACAGGGTACAGTAGGCTCAGGAACAGCGAGAGTTCCATGGCATTCCACATGCCGCTGTTGTCACGGGCAAAATCGGCTACCTCGAAGTACCCATCGACGATATCAAGCGCATCCCAAAATCGGAGTTCCTCGATTGCATCCGCGTAACGCTGAGCCAGGATGCGCAAACGAGATCTCAGGCGTCTGCTGTCCAATGTGCGTGCGTTGTTGGCATATTGGCGCAATGCATCTTCCCAGACCCGAAGCTGTGATGCCGCCGTGACCAACCCGTCAACATTAAACTCGTTTTCGTCAGTGCCGAATGGCCGTGCAATTTGAGCAAGCGCGTAACGAAGTACATTGGGATCCACCGCGTGCGCCACTTCGTCTGCCCAAAGTGCATGGTCGCGACTGGTCGAAAACTTTTCGCCCTCGAGCTTGTAGAAGTCTTGGATCGAGTGGTTTGTGGGAATAGGATAGCCACGCGCGAGCAGGGCGCCGGTCACACCTATCGTGTAGTAGAAGCGATTGTCCTGGCCCATGAAAAACATAAGGCGGGTGCTAGGGTCGTGCATGGTTGATTTGGCGTCCAGAAAATCATTGGCGCATTGCTCACGAATTCCGGTGTCGAAGCACCATAAGCCTTCAAACCATGTGAGCAGGGTTTGGCCGAACAAGGCTTCTGGGGTTAGTAGCTCCACACCATGACTGAAGTGGCGCGACATCGGCAAACCATGCACATCGGTGGCGAGCCAAGCTCGCGCCTTCTCCCGCACGGCCTCGGGCCATGCGCTTTGTCCAATGGCTGCGTCCAGCGCCTGGGCGAGGCGGGGCGTATCGAACACGGCCTGCTCAACGGGCCTTAGTACAAGATTGTGGCCGCAGGTGGTGTGCCGGGCATTGCATAATGTGTCGTGGCGAATTGCCAGGCCACAGTTCTCACACAAGTTACAGTCGGTCGCTGAATTGCATGCCGGACAATTCCCGATTGCCAGCGAGTCCGCGACAAATTCATCGCAATGCTCGCAATAGAGTTGAACACCTTGGCGGACCTCAACGTAACCGGCCTCCTGCAGCTCGCGGAAAATCGCTAGCGCGTTCTCCTTGTGTATCTCGCTGGACGTGCGAACGAAGACATCAGGCGTGATGTGAGCCGCACGCAGGCACTGCAGGATTTCGTCAATATGCTTTTGCGCGACCTCGCTAACGGGTTGCCCGAGCTTTCGTGCCTTTAGAAGCGTATATGTGCCATGCTCATCTGCGCCCGTGATATAGTGCGCGCGATGGCCGGCCATACGCTGAAAGCGGACGAAGATGTCGGCGAGCAAGTATACGCCGCCGACGTGACCGAGATGTAATTTACCATTGGGGCATGGGGGAGCCGGACATACGAAATAGGTGCGCATGTCAATCCCACCAGATCGAGAGGAATTTCAGAGTGTTCTCCTGGCTGAGATTGCGGATGGCGTGGGTCTGGTGCGGGGGCATGTAGAACAAAGTCACGTCCTTGACCGACCGGATCTGCCCGGAGGCCTCGAACTCTCCCTCACCGGAAATCAGCACCCATAATTCGTGCTCATGGTGCGCGTGCAGATCGACCGCGCCACCGGGGGTGACCTCAACGACTGAGGCACCGAACTCGGGGCTGAGATCGTCCGGCAAATGCTCCAGCAAGCGACAAACCAGTACGCCGTATTCGGTTCGCATCAGGGAGCGATCGATCTGCTTCGTGTACACGTCGTCTTTCCTAAAGAGTAGCGATCACTCGCGATAGAATATGCCGTTAGGCGTCTTTAGATCTTGGAGATCAGCGATCTTGCCCTCCGGTGGATTATAGGCACGCTTCATCCGGTTGTATTCGGCACGATCAGGACCGCCAGTGGATGCCCGCTGGAACACCAAATAGAGCGTGCGACGAGAGCGATCGCTCTTGTTCGGTAGTGAGTAGTGGGGCGCGTAGTCGTCGAAAATAAACACGTCGCCGGCCTTCCACGACACCGGTTCCCATTCAAAGCTCTCGGCCACTTCCGGGTTGATGACACCGCCGGCATCCATGGGAAATACTCCCTCCTTATGGCGCCGAGGGGTGAAGAATAGGCCTCCATTGTCAGGAGCCGAATCGTCGATCGCAACGGCTGCTACGGCATGCACCATTCGCTCCGGGAGCTTGTGGGGGATGTGATATATGTCCTGATGTGGGCGGTACCCGCCGCTATCGGGATACTTGAAGATCAGCAGCTCCTTCAGCATCCGCGTGTCTTCATCGAGTAGTTTCTCGATCGCGGTGCAAATGCGACCGTCGGCCAGCAGCGTCTGGCGTAGCGCATCATGGTAGTCCAGGAAGTTCTCGACCTTTGAGATGATCTTGCGATCATCTGTGGTCTTCTCGAACCACATCATCCATTTGTCGTTGCTTACTTCCCAGCGAGAGACGTTCTCGACGAAACCAGAGATCCTGTCGCGCGTAGGTGCATCAAAGAAGCCTTCGAGTCGAAGATATCCATCCTGATGCCATTTCGCCTTTTGTGCGTCGGTCAGCATGTCGTGAGCTCCTTTCTCATGTTACAGAGAGCCAGTTGTTGCCTTCGGGCGGAGTGCGGTTGCGAGCACTCCGTTAAAGGCGGTCGCACCCAATAGCGTGAGCAACATCGCTTCAAGGCCAAATTCGCGGATCAACTGCCCTCCAAGGAACGGAAAGCCGAACAACCCGAGAAAATAGGCTAAGGTGAAGATCTGTGAGGTAACCGGTACGGAGAGCCCACGCTCGCCAGCGAGATTGACGGCCATTCCATTAAGGGTGGAATAGCTGAGCCCGTAGCCTGTGGCGAAGATTGCGGCGGCCAGAATATAGAGCAGTTCATCGCCGGAATTAATAAGCAACAACGCCAAGGAGGCGGCGGTCGCGATAAAGAGCGCGAGCGCAAGCCGGTGTACGGGCACTCGGTCCAGCGTATGGGCGACAGAAAAGCGGAGCGCCACGCTGGTAATGGTGAATACTAGGAAAAAGAGGTCGGGATTGAGGTCACGTGATGCTGCATAGGCGCTCTGATAGGTCGATAGCCCCGAGAAGATGCAGGCGGCAACCGCGATCATGAGGATCGGTGCGGCCGTCGCGTGTCGAAGCAGGGCGATGGTCGTGCCCAAGGTGATCTCGATGTGAGGCATCGGCACCGAGGGGATGCTCAACATGGCATTTCGTGCCACGCCTATGCAGATGGCCGCGACTGCGCAGGCCATCGCGAACAGTGCGTACATGATCGCCATTGACCCCGTGTATTCTGCCAGAAAGTGGGCGAGCGGAGCCGCTAGGCCAAGCCCGGCCATCTGTGCGCCAGACAAGATCGTCAGATGTTGGATACGGGCTGTGGGGCGCAGATGGCGGATGATCTGCAGCGGCGACAGGATGAACAACACTGACCATCCCACACCGACGAGCATGCCGCCTAAATAAGCTATTCGCGTGTCGAACACTGCGGCGGCAAAAGCTGCCATGGCGAGCGCCATCACGACCGTGGCGGCAGCCATCGTCTGCATAATGCCGATACGCTGAGCAAGACGGCCTGCCAGGCAGCAACACACGATTGTCGCAACCATGCCACTTGAGATCATGGAGCCCGCGACGTCGTGCTCCATACCGAGGGTTTCTACATATTCCGGCAGCACGAAGCTCGTGCCATAGGCTGCAGCAATGACACTAGACGCGAGCAAAAATGGTCCGGAGGCGCGGAAGGGCAGTCTGCTAGCGAGGCGGTCCGCAGCTCCAGGGGGCACATCGACAATACGCAAGATAGGGGACCGTGCCGCGTTCATGTGATCGCGCTCATGTTTTCTGCCGATGTCATTGCATCCGATAGATCGTTCAGTTCTGCATCGTCCGGACTCTCGTAATCACCCAGGAGTTGCCCAGATTGATCGAGATAAAACGGCTGCCCGAGGAGGCTGTTGATAATGAGGCTGTTGCGGTACGCCACCAGCGACAGATTTGCGCTCTGCAATCCGTGCTGCAGACGGCTTTGATTCTGCAAATAGACCGGTCCCGGCATTTGCTGCATGAAGCTGACCGCGTAGTCCGGACCGAGCACGGGCAGGTCGTCCTCCATGTGGGCGCTGCCTAGGAGCGACTGCAGAAAGAGAGGCGTGCGCGGTTGGAAGCCCGTGGCGAGCACGATGCGATCAACGACGATACTGTGATGCTGCTGCCTGAAAAGACCGGCCAGATCGACTAGCCAGCGCTTGTCGAGAGGCGTGATGTGCTTCAGAACGACACTGGGGAGTAAATGAAAGCTCTCAAGAAGCGCACCTTCCACGTCTCGTTCATACAAAATGTCGTAGAGGCGGTTGCACAATTCGGCAGAAATGCCATCGCTTGTCAGCTTTTCCCGCTCAATGATGGCACGACGGTGCTGAAGCGGCAGGGCGTGAAAGCGCCGGCTATAACCGGGCATATAGGCCTCGTTGACGAAGCTGGTATCGTCCATTGCAAACAGGTTCGAGCGCGAAGTGACCCAGGTAATCCGGGGAACATCGGGGCGATTGAGCATGTGCTCGACAATCTCCGCGCCGCTTTGACCACCTCCCACCACGAGCACATGCTCGTTCCTGCGTGGTGGGTCTCGATCAAGATAGTCAGCTGCATGGTAGATAGTAGCGCAAATGAGAGGTTTAGCGCACCGGGGGATCTTTGGCTCGACGCCAACTGCTATCACCACGGCGCGCGCAAGGTATGTGGTTGTGCTCGTACTGACGCGATAGGCGTCCCTGAAGGGGGCGATGTCGACCACTTCCTCGTTGAAGCGGACCGTGCCGAGTTGACGTGAGACCCACTGGTAATAGTCAGTAAACTCCCGCCGAGAGGTCGAGGCGTTGCGTTTGTTGATGAAACTGTAGAGCCGTCCGTTTTGTGCGAGGTAATTCAGGAAAGAATAGGGACTGGTGGGGTTGACCAAGGTCACGCAATCCTTGAATGGCGACACTTGCAGGCGGCTGTTCGGCAGCGCTAGTCCCGGATGCCAGCAAAATGCCCCGCGCTTCTCCAGGAATAGTGCGCGTAGCGGGGTAGGTTCAATCAGCGCTGCCAAGCTGAGATTGAACGGACCGATCCCGACGCCAATGACATCCAGCGTATCCACGAAGCTCTCTCTCGCGCTTGGTTAAGGTCTTCCCCGCTTGAGAAAGGCGGTCAGTTGCTGCGTATGGAAGCCTACAAT
This region of Bradyrhizobium sp. CCGUVB1N3 genomic DNA includes:
- a CDS encoding lysine N(6)-hydroxylase/L-ornithine N(5)-oxygenase family protein, whose protein sequence is MDTLDVIGVGIGPFNLSLAALIEPTPLRALFLEKRGAFCWHPGLALPNSRLQVSPFKDCVTLVNPTSPYSFLNYLAQNGRLYSFINKRNASTSRREFTDYYQWVSRQLGTVRFNEEVVDIAPFRDAYRVSTSTTTYLARAVVIAVGVEPKIPRCAKPLICATIYHAADYLDRDPPRRNEHVLVVGGGQSGAEIVEHMLNRPDVPRITWVTSRSNLFAMDDTSFVNEAYMPGYSRRFHALPLQHRRAIIEREKLTSDGISAELCNRLYDILYERDVEGALLESFHLLPSVVLKHITPLDKRWLVDLAGLFRQQHHSIVVDRIVLATGFQPRTPLFLQSLLGSAHMEDDLPVLGPDYAVSFMQQMPGPVYLQNQSRLQHGLQSANLSLVAYRNSLIINSLLGQPFYLDQSGQLLGDYESPDDAELNDLSDAMTSAENMSAIT